One window of Candidatus Methylomirabilota bacterium genomic DNA carries:
- a CDS encoding DUF917 domain-containing protein produces the protein MRAVSSAEIESLAIGAWILGTGGGGSPYHGLLNLRTLYRQGTIVKLMDPVALADQDLVAVVSYMGAPLVGQERLQDPQVITRAVRLMEAYLGRRFQAVMAVEIGGGNALVPFMAAALLDIPVVDADAMGRAFPEAQMTSFAIEDLPMYPLTLADVRDNVVIVARAASWKWMERLSRRVTTEVGSTAATCKAPRTGREVKECGILYTVTKAIRIGEIVQAARRGHRDPVQAVLEAEGGLLLFKGKVQDVSRRTTEGFLRGTTAIDGLDEYKGRFFTLAFQNEFAAGWLDGEPRVMTPDLICVLDPVSGEAIGTETLRYGQRVTVAALPAPPILLTPKGLEHVGPRAFGYDLDFRSVFRQPGPRQGRAGGG, from the coding sequence GTGAGAGCGGTGTCGTCAGCGGAGATCGAATCGCTCGCCATCGGCGCCTGGATCCTCGGCACCGGCGGGGGCGGCAGCCCGTATCACGGCCTGCTCAACTTGCGCACGCTCTACCGCCAGGGCACGATCGTCAAGCTCATGGATCCCGTCGCCCTGGCCGACCAGGATTTGGTGGCGGTGGTCTCTTACATGGGGGCGCCGCTGGTCGGGCAGGAGCGCCTCCAGGACCCCCAGGTCATCACCCGCGCCGTCCGCCTGATGGAGGCGTACCTCGGCCGTCGCTTCCAGGCGGTGATGGCGGTCGAGATCGGGGGCGGCAACGCGCTCGTGCCATTCATGGCGGCGGCCTTGCTCGACATCCCGGTGGTGGATGCGGACGCCATGGGCCGGGCCTTCCCGGAGGCCCAGATGACGAGCTTCGCCATCGAGGATCTCCCGATGTACCCGCTGACGCTGGCCGACGTGCGGGACAACGTGGTGATCGTCGCCCGGGCGGCGAGCTGGAAGTGGATGGAGCGGCTCTCGCGGAGGGTGACCACCGAGGTCGGCTCGACCGCCGCCACCTGCAAGGCGCCCCGGACCGGCCGAGAAGTGAAGGAGTGCGGCATCCTCTACACCGTGACGAAGGCGATCCGGATCGGCGAGATCGTGCAGGCGGCCCGACGCGGCCACCGCGATCCGGTGCAGGCCGTGCTGGAGGCGGAGGGCGGCCTCCTCCTCTTCAAGGGCAAGGTGCAGGACGTCAGCCGGCGTACGACGGAGGGGTTCCTGCGCGGGACGACGGCGATCGACGGGCTCGACGAGTACAAGGGGCGGTTCTTCACGCTTGCGTTCCAGAACGAGTTCGCCGCCGGGTGGCTCGACGGCGAGCCGCGGGTGATGACGCCCGATCTGATCTGCGTCCTGGACCCCGTCTCCGGGGAGGCCATCGGGACGGAGACCCTGCGGTACGGCCAGCGGGTCACCGTGGCCGCCCTGCCGGCGCCGCCGATCCTGTTGACGCCCAAGGGCCTCGAGCACGTGGGGCCGCGCGCCTTCGGCTACGACCTGGATTTCCGGTCGGTTTTTCGGCAGCCAGGCCCGCGTCAGGGGCGTGCCGGGGGCGGGTGA
- a CDS encoding sterol desaturase family protein: MTRGSSITLAGLVAGALLGLLFAERRRPLRPRVERTLPHTGRNVVIAALGAVATGLTEAAVGQPVARWAAARRVGLLRVLPVPLQVARGVAGFLLLDYTLWLWHRWNHRVPLLWRFHVVHHVDRDLDASTGIRFHFGELALSTGFRVGQLLLLGIERETFFAYQGVLMLSVLFHHSNLRLPLALERRLVSLVVTPRMHGIHHSVVEHETDSNFSSLLTCWDRLHGTLRLNVPHDAIAVGIPAYRSPAEVRLARVLALPFERQRPSWQFPDGERPRPGRTAGSRARLAP; this comes from the coding sequence GTGACCCGAGGCTCCTCGATCACGCTGGCCGGGCTGGTGGCCGGCGCGCTCCTGGGGCTCCTCTTCGCCGAGCGCCGGCGCCCGCTCCGGCCCCGGGTGGAGCGGACGCTGCCGCACACCGGGCGCAACGTGGTCATCGCCGCTCTGGGCGCCGTGGCGACCGGCCTCACCGAGGCGGCCGTAGGACAGCCGGTCGCCCGCTGGGCCGCCGCTCGTCGAGTCGGCCTGCTCCGCGTGCTGCCGGTCCCGCTCCAGGTGGCCAGGGGCGTCGCCGGCTTCCTGCTGCTGGACTACACGCTCTGGCTCTGGCACCGGTGGAACCACCGCGTTCCCCTCCTCTGGCGCTTCCACGTGGTCCACCATGTCGACCGGGACCTCGACGCTTCCACCGGAATCCGGTTCCACTTCGGCGAGCTCGCGCTCAGCACCGGATTCCGAGTCGGCCAGCTCCTCCTCCTCGGGATCGAGCGCGAGACCTTCTTCGCCTATCAGGGCGTCCTCATGCTCTCGGTGTTGTTCCATCACAGCAACCTGCGGCTGCCGCTCGCGCTCGAGCGTCGCCTGGTATCGCTGGTCGTGACGCCTCGCATGCACGGGATTCACCACTCCGTCGTCGAGCACGAAACGGACAGCAACTTCTCGAGCCTGCTGACCTGCTGGGATCGGCTCCACGGCACGCTGCGGCTGAACGTGCCGCACGACGCGATCGCGGTCGGGATCCCCGCCTATCGGAGCCCGGCCGAGGTCCGACTCGCCCGCGTGCTCGCCCTGCCTTTCGAGCGCCAGCGGCCCAGCTGGCAGTTCCCGGACGGCGAGCGGCCTCGCCCCGGGCGGACCGCAGGCTCGCGCGCCCGCCTGGCGCCCTGA